The following are encoded together in the Salvelinus fontinalis isolate EN_2023a chromosome 38, ASM2944872v1, whole genome shotgun sequence genome:
- the LOC129837331 gene encoding WD repeat-containing protein 26-like isoform X2 → MQANGAGQGQDSELSCLNNSTQNGESSSAGGAHTNVNGLSTTNNGNSVSNNIGIPAPAASNNTVSSDANSVKKKKRLSQSEEDVIRLIGQHLHDLGFNQTVDLLMQESGCRLEHPSATMFRNHVVEGEWDKAESDLNELKALMHSPSAIVRMKFLLLQQKYLEYLEDAKILEALQVLRAELTPLKYNTERIHILSGYLMCSHAEDLRAKAEWEGKGTASRTKLLDKLQTYLPPSVMLPPRRLQTLLRQAVELQRERCLYHNTKLDSGMDSVSLLLDHACSRKQFPCYTQQILTEHCNEVWFCKFSNDGTKLATGSKDTTVIVWHVNTESHQLKLMKTLEGHAYGVSYLAWSPDDTYLIACGPDDCSELWLWNVQTGELRTKMSQSHEDSLTSVAWNPDGKRFVTGGQRGQFYQCDLDGNLLDSWEGVRVQCLWCLGDTRTVLASDTHQRIRGYNFEDLTDRNIVQEDHPIMSFTVSKNGRLALLNVATQGVHLWDLHDRVLVRKYQGVTQGFYTIHSCFGGHNEDFIASGSEDHKVYIWHRRSELPIAELTGHTRTVNCVSWNPVVPGLLASASDDGTVRIWGPAPFLDVQDAEGLNAWTADGDLGSEDTTSRIQENNTRL, encoded by the exons ATGCAGGCCAACGGGGCAGGACAGGGTCAAGATTCGGAGCTGTCCTGCCTAAACAACAGTACGCAAAACGGAGAGTCGTCCTCCGCCGGGGGAGCTCACACTAACGTTAATGGACTATCCACAACAAACAATGGGAACTCTGTCAGTAACAACATCGGTATCCCAGCCCCAGCAGCATCCAACAACACCGTGTCTTCGGATGCAAACTCCGTGAAAAAGAAGAAACGTCTTTCTCAGTCAGAGGAAGATGTCATTAGACTTATAGGGCAACATTTACACGATTTAGGATTTAA TCAGACAGTGGACCTGTTGATGCAGGAGTCTGGCTGCAGACTGGAGCATCCCTCTGCCACAATGTTCCGCAACCATGTGGTGGAAGGAGAGTGGGACAAG GCTGAAAGTGACCTGAATGAGCTGAAAGCATTGATGCATTCTCCAAGTGCTATTGTG CGGATGAAGTTCCTGCTCCTGCAGCAGAAGTACCTGGAGTATCTGGAGGATGCCAAGATCCTGGAGGCGCTGCAGGTCCTGAGAGCTGAGCTCACTCCCCTCAAGTACAACACAGAGCGCATCCACATCCTGAGCGG GTACCTGATGTGCAGCCATGCAGAGGACCTGAGAGCAAAGGCAGAGTGGGAGGGTAAAGGCACTGCCTCCCGCACTAAACTCCTGGACAAGTTACAGA CGTACCTGCCTCCCTCTGTGATGCTGCCTCCGCGCCGGCTGCAGACCCTGCTGAGGCAGGCTGTGGAGCTGCAGAGAGAGCGCTGCCTCTACCACAACACCAAACTGGACAGCGGCATGGACTCTGTGTCCCTCCTCCTGGACCACGCCTGCAGCCG GAAACAGTTCCCTTGCTACACCCAGCAGATCCTCACCGAACACTGCAATGAAGTGTGGTTCTGCAAGTTCTCCAATGACGGCACCAAACTGGCCACGGGATCCAAAGACACCACAGTCATCGTGTGGCATGTCAACACA GAGAGTCACCAGTTGAAGCTGATGAAGACTCTTGAGGGCCACGCCTACGGTGTCTCATACCTGGCCTGGAGCCCTGATGACACTTACTTGATTGCCTGTGGCCCCGATGACTGCTCAGAGCTGTGGCTGTGGAACGTACAG ACGGGTGAGTTGCGGACAAAGATGAGCCAATCACACGAGGACAGTCTGACCAGTGTGGCCTGGAATCCAGACGGCAAGCGCTTCGTCACCGGAGGCCAGAGGGGCCAGTTCTACCAGTGT GATCTGGACGGTAACCTGCTGGACTCGTGGGAAGGAGTAAGGGTTCAGTGCCTGTGGTGCCTGGGTGACACTCGCACCGTCCTGGCATCAGACACACACCAGCGTATCCGTGGCTACAACTTTGAGGACCTTACGGACAGAAACAT AGTCCAGGAGGACCATCCAATCATGTCTTTCACAGTTTCAAAGAACGGGAGGTTAGCTCTGCTGAATGTGGCTACTCAG ggtgtGCACCTGTGGGACCTACATGACCGGGTGCTGGTGAGGAAgtatcagggcgtgacacagggcTTCTACACCATCCACTCCTGCTTTGGAGGACACAACGAAGACTTCATCGCCAGTGGGAGCGAGG ATCACAAAGTGTACATCTGGCACAGGCGCAGTGAGCTGCCCATCGCAGAGTTGACAGGTCATACCCGTACAGTGAACTGTGTGAGCTGGAATCCTGTAGTGCCCGGTCTCCTGGCCAGCGCCTCAGACGACGGCACCGTCCGAATCTGGGGGCCCGCCCCTTTCCTTGATGTCCAGGACGCTGAGGGGCTAAACG CATGGACAGCTGATGGTGATCTTGGATCAGAAGACACTACTTCTCGAATCCAGGAGAACAACACTAGACTCTAA
- the LOC129837411 gene encoding transcription factor BTF3-like translates to MNQEKLAKLQAQVRDGGKGTARRKKVVHRTATADDKKLQFSLKKLGVLSGIEEVNMFTNQGTVIHFNNPKVEASLAANTFTITGHAETKQLTEMLPSIINLLGADSLTILRRLAEVLPKQAGDGKAPIAPIEEEDDDVPDLVENFDEASKDEAN, encoded by the coding sequence ATGAATCAAGAAAAACTTGCCAAACTTCAGGCACAAGTCCGCGACGGCGGAAAGGGCACTGCTCGCAGAAAGAAGGTTGTGCACAGAACTGCAACTGCAGATGACAAGAAACTTCAGTTCTCCCTAAAGAAACTAGGAGTCCTCTCTGGCATTGAAGAGGTCAACATGTTCACGAACCAGGGGACAGTGATCCACTTCAACAACCCCAAAGTGGAGGCCTCCCTGGCAGCCAACACCTTCACCATCACTGGCCACGCCGAGACCAAGCAGCTGACAGAGATGCTCCCCAGCATCATCAACCTGCTGGGAGCAGACAGTCTGACTATTCTCCGGAGACTGGCTGAGGTTCTGCCCAAACAGGCTGGAGATGGAAAAGCACCAATCGCCCCCATagaggaggaagatgatgatGTTCCAGATCTGGTGGAGAATTTTGACGAGGCTTCCAAGGATGAGGCAAACTAA
- the LOC129837331 gene encoding WD repeat-containing protein 26-like isoform X1 has product MQANGAGQGQDSELSCLNNSTQNGESSSAGGAHTNVNGLSTTNNGNSVSNNIGIPAPAASNNTVSSDANSVKKKKRLSQSEEDVIRLIGQHLHDLGFNQTVDLLMQESGCRLEHPSATMFRNHVVEGEWDKAESDLNELKALMHSPSAIVRMKFLLLQQKYLEYLEDAKILEALQVLRAELTPLKYNTERIHILSGYLMCSHAEDLRAKAEWEGKGTASRTKLLDKLQTYLPPSVMLPPRRLQTLLRQAVELQRERCLYHNTKLDSGMDSVSLLLDHACSRKQFPCYTQQILTEHCNEVWFCKFSNDGTKLATGSKDTTVIVWHVNTESHQLKLMKTLEGHAYGVSYLAWSPDDTYLIACGPDDCSELWLWNVQTGELRTKMSQSHEDSLTSVAWNPDGKRFVTGGQRGQFYQCDLDGNLLDSWEGVRVQCLWCLGDTRTVLASDTHQRIRGYNFEDLTDRNIVQEDHPIMSFTVSKNGRLALLNVATQGVHLWDLHDRVLVRKYQGVTQGFYTIHSCFGGHNEDFIASGSEDHKVYIWHRRSELPIAELTGHTRTVNCVSWNPVVPGLLASASDDGTVRIWGPAPFLDVQDAEGLNECCNMDS; this is encoded by the exons ATGCAGGCCAACGGGGCAGGACAGGGTCAAGATTCGGAGCTGTCCTGCCTAAACAACAGTACGCAAAACGGAGAGTCGTCCTCCGCCGGGGGAGCTCACACTAACGTTAATGGACTATCCACAACAAACAATGGGAACTCTGTCAGTAACAACATCGGTATCCCAGCCCCAGCAGCATCCAACAACACCGTGTCTTCGGATGCAAACTCCGTGAAAAAGAAGAAACGTCTTTCTCAGTCAGAGGAAGATGTCATTAGACTTATAGGGCAACATTTACACGATTTAGGATTTAA TCAGACAGTGGACCTGTTGATGCAGGAGTCTGGCTGCAGACTGGAGCATCCCTCTGCCACAATGTTCCGCAACCATGTGGTGGAAGGAGAGTGGGACAAG GCTGAAAGTGACCTGAATGAGCTGAAAGCATTGATGCATTCTCCAAGTGCTATTGTG CGGATGAAGTTCCTGCTCCTGCAGCAGAAGTACCTGGAGTATCTGGAGGATGCCAAGATCCTGGAGGCGCTGCAGGTCCTGAGAGCTGAGCTCACTCCCCTCAAGTACAACACAGAGCGCATCCACATCCTGAGCGG GTACCTGATGTGCAGCCATGCAGAGGACCTGAGAGCAAAGGCAGAGTGGGAGGGTAAAGGCACTGCCTCCCGCACTAAACTCCTGGACAAGTTACAGA CGTACCTGCCTCCCTCTGTGATGCTGCCTCCGCGCCGGCTGCAGACCCTGCTGAGGCAGGCTGTGGAGCTGCAGAGAGAGCGCTGCCTCTACCACAACACCAAACTGGACAGCGGCATGGACTCTGTGTCCCTCCTCCTGGACCACGCCTGCAGCCG GAAACAGTTCCCTTGCTACACCCAGCAGATCCTCACCGAACACTGCAATGAAGTGTGGTTCTGCAAGTTCTCCAATGACGGCACCAAACTGGCCACGGGATCCAAAGACACCACAGTCATCGTGTGGCATGTCAACACA GAGAGTCACCAGTTGAAGCTGATGAAGACTCTTGAGGGCCACGCCTACGGTGTCTCATACCTGGCCTGGAGCCCTGATGACACTTACTTGATTGCCTGTGGCCCCGATGACTGCTCAGAGCTGTGGCTGTGGAACGTACAG ACGGGTGAGTTGCGGACAAAGATGAGCCAATCACACGAGGACAGTCTGACCAGTGTGGCCTGGAATCCAGACGGCAAGCGCTTCGTCACCGGAGGCCAGAGGGGCCAGTTCTACCAGTGT GATCTGGACGGTAACCTGCTGGACTCGTGGGAAGGAGTAAGGGTTCAGTGCCTGTGGTGCCTGGGTGACACTCGCACCGTCCTGGCATCAGACACACACCAGCGTATCCGTGGCTACAACTTTGAGGACCTTACGGACAGAAACAT AGTCCAGGAGGACCATCCAATCATGTCTTTCACAGTTTCAAAGAACGGGAGGTTAGCTCTGCTGAATGTGGCTACTCAG ggtgtGCACCTGTGGGACCTACATGACCGGGTGCTGGTGAGGAAgtatcagggcgtgacacagggcTTCTACACCATCCACTCCTGCTTTGGAGGACACAACGAAGACTTCATCGCCAGTGGGAGCGAGG ATCACAAAGTGTACATCTGGCACAGGCGCAGTGAGCTGCCCATCGCAGAGTTGACAGGTCATACCCGTACAGTGAACTGTGTGAGCTGGAATCCTGTAGTGCCCGGTCTCCTGGCCAGCGCCTCAGACGACGGCACCGTCCGAATCTGGGGGCCCGCCCCTTTCCTTGATGTCCAGGACGCTGAGGGGCTAAACG AATGTTGTAACATGGACAGCTGA